The following coding sequences lie in one Heyndrickxia oleronia genomic window:
- a CDS encoding TetR/AcrR family transcriptional regulator: protein MTKKEQIIEVAKTLFRTKGYHYTSVQDILEKSGVSKGTFYNHFSSKSQIILYIIQEVDIKVEEQQQRLIVDGDIHSKQIFHSQLRVKHSIYSTEKILELYNISMAENDEQLKKYMEESHYKELEWLAKRLIDVYGFEIEESAMDLATHFTGGLGYQFRYCNQMNLDTKSSDILDYNILRLEKNIEITKQQKQQILFPFSSGNNQESLETVLSNIGTILEEIKKEHLSKEEQELVHFILDEIQHPSIRWIVCESAARQLKILSSAPKQREQKYNQVYDMVSKQARIVK, encoded by the coding sequence ATGACAAAAAAAGAACAAATCATTGAAGTAGCTAAAACGTTATTTCGAACAAAAGGATATCATTATACTTCGGTTCAAGATATTTTGGAGAAGTCAGGTGTTTCAAAAGGGACTTTTTATAATCACTTTTCTTCTAAATCTCAAATAATTTTATACATCATTCAAGAGGTTGATATAAAAGTTGAAGAACAGCAACAACGTTTGATTGTTGATGGAGATATTCATAGCAAACAAATTTTTCATTCTCAACTTCGTGTAAAGCATTCCATCTATAGTACCGAAAAAATACTAGAGCTATATAATATTTCAATGGCGGAAAACGATGAACAATTAAAAAAATATATGGAGGAAAGCCATTATAAGGAATTAGAATGGTTAGCAAAACGGTTGATTGATGTCTATGGCTTCGAAATCGAAGAGAGTGCAATGGATCTCGCCACTCATTTCACCGGGGGTCTTGGGTACCAGTTCAGATACTGCAATCAAATGAACCTTGATACAAAAAGTTCGGATATATTAGACTACAATATACTTCGACTAGAAAAAAACATTGAAATAACAAAACAGCAAAAACAACAAATACTGTTCCCATTTTCATCTGGAAATAATCAAGAATCATTAGAAACCGTTCTCTCTAATATAGGGACTATACTTGAAGAAATAAAAAAAGAGCACCTCTCTAAAGAAGAACAAGAGCTCGTACACTTTATCTTAGACGAAATTCAGCACCCATCGATAAGATGGATCGTTTGCGAAAGTGCAGCTCGCCAACTCAAAATTCTATCCTCCGCCCCAAAACAAAGAGAACAAAAATACAACCAAGTCTACGATATGGTTTCTAAGCAAGCAAGAATAGTTAAATAA
- a CDS encoding MDR family MFS transporter — MNQISTLPVDIKGKPFKRPGFVIVLLVGAFIAILNQTVLVIALPKIMEDLNVTANNAQWLITAFMLINGIMIPVSAFLLNQIASRNLFLLAMGCFAIGTVVCAISPTFQLLLIGRMIQAVGSGVMLPLMQTLMFMIFPPDRRGEAMGLVGIVIAFSPAIGPTLSGWIVDSYHWHYLFYLILPITVIDMILAIYFLKNVIQLTKPKLDILSVLLSSIGLGTLLYGIGIGGDKGWGSPIVWISCGIGLIALLLFSLRQFKLKEPILELRVFKSKGFTITTVIVSIIFMTMIGSEILLPIYTQKIHGYSALQSGLVLLPGALVLGLISPIAGKIFDMYGIRKLSIVGMVILTLGTIPFLFLKQDTSIWWIVTAYSLRMLGMGLVMMPLATAGINALPQALISHGTAANNTVRQIFASLGSAIIVGVMSTSVSQYISHHGMNQAPHLLFDATIKGLNNGFLAAFILTILAFIFCFFIKQPVKDNAQ; from the coding sequence ATGAACCAGATTTCCACTTTACCGGTAGATATAAAAGGAAAGCCCTTCAAAAGACCAGGTTTTGTTATTGTTCTTTTGGTAGGTGCTTTTATAGCGATCTTAAATCAAACGGTTTTAGTTATTGCTCTTCCAAAAATTATGGAAGACCTAAATGTTACAGCTAATAATGCACAGTGGCTCATCACTGCGTTTATGTTAATCAATGGAATAATGATTCCTGTTTCAGCATTTTTATTAAACCAGATTGCTAGTAGGAATTTATTTCTTCTTGCAATGGGATGTTTTGCTATTGGAACCGTCGTTTGTGCCATTAGCCCAACATTTCAACTTCTACTGATTGGTCGTATGATTCAGGCGGTTGGATCTGGCGTCATGCTACCCTTAATGCAAACATTAATGTTCATGATTTTTCCACCTGATCGTCGAGGAGAAGCGATGGGACTTGTTGGTATCGTCATTGCTTTTTCACCAGCAATCGGTCCAACTTTATCAGGGTGGATTGTTGATTCCTATCATTGGCATTATCTATTTTATTTAATTCTGCCAATTACAGTTATAGATATGATTCTTGCAATCTATTTTCTGAAAAACGTTATTCAGCTGACAAAACCAAAGTTGGATATTCTTTCAGTCTTATTAAGTAGTATTGGATTAGGAACACTTCTTTATGGAATTGGAATTGGAGGAGATAAAGGGTGGGGGAGTCCTATCGTATGGATCTCTTGTGGAATAGGTCTAATCGCATTACTTCTATTCTCTCTTCGTCAATTTAAATTAAAAGAACCAATATTAGAACTACGTGTATTTAAAAGCAAGGGATTTACAATAACTACGGTTATCGTTTCCATTATTTTTATGACAATGATTGGCTCTGAAATTTTACTCCCAATTTATACACAGAAGATTCATGGGTATTCTGCATTGCAATCAGGCTTAGTTCTTCTCCCAGGCGCGTTAGTATTAGGACTTATCTCACCTATTGCAGGGAAAATATTTGATATGTACGGAATAAGAAAACTTTCGATTGTCGGAATGGTTATCTTAACATTAGGTACTATACCTTTTTTATTTTTAAAACAGGATACATCCATTTGGTGGATTGTCACGGCCTATTCTTTAAGAATGTTAGGAATGGGGCTAGTTATGATGCCTTTAGCGACTGCAGGAATTAATGCGCTACCTCAAGCGTTAATCAGTCACGGAACTGCAGCTAATAATACAGTTCGTCAAATTTTTGCATCTCTAGGTTCAGCCATTATTGTAGGGGTCATGTCAACCTCAGTCAGTCAATACATTAGTCATCATGGGATGAATCAAGCACCACATCTATTATTCGACGCAACTATAAAAGGACTGAATAATGGATTTTTAGCTGCATTTATTCTTACTATCTTAGCATTTATTTTTTGTTTTTTTATTAAACAGCCTGTTAAGGATAATGCGCAATGA
- a CDS encoding alpha/beta hydrolase family protein → MRLIEIIYAILALGLLWWSFFSKKQNWKIIILLLSAMLFLITLQYKVEGFRWQMIPLYVVPIFLIFFLRVNVSKKWLKITMSISIFLFTVIAVSLPFIFPVFAFKEPTGKYAVGTTSYTFVDHDRLETYEKDPYSKRKLAIQIWYPVNKDEKGKFAPYISDIQPIAKGLKKALHLPSFLFQQLSLVKTHSMLNVHVSPEKSNYPVLIFSHGLTGFRNQNTFEVEELASHGYIIVGIDHTYDAAATIFTDGSSAEIRFKNLSGFDELDSHITLWEKDVSFVLNELEKLNKNDRKNLFINRMDLNQIGMFGHSYGGATAVQMLMKDDRIKAAVNMDGTLYGEKIEETGVEKPLMIFNGEKSIDYNEYKKTLNQADSQLDKPLSYYENNWKETTERRENALANGGISIEIPHTSHMSFTDFPLFSPFFANKGEDPRYVHEVINAFTLHFFDFHLKNKPFHLNQLKKAYSDIKVSE, encoded by the coding sequence ATGCGCTTAATAGAAATTATATATGCTATTTTAGCATTAGGTTTACTTTGGTGGTCTTTCTTTTCAAAAAAACAAAACTGGAAGATTATCATTCTACTATTATCTGCCATGCTCTTCCTGATAACACTACAATATAAAGTGGAAGGTTTCCGCTGGCAGATGATACCGTTATATGTAGTGCCAATCTTTTTAATCTTTTTTTTACGCGTAAATGTTTCTAAGAAATGGTTAAAGATTACTATGTCTATAAGCATATTCCTTTTTACTGTCATTGCCGTTAGTTTACCTTTCATCTTTCCTGTTTTTGCATTTAAGGAGCCTACCGGTAAATATGCAGTTGGCACAACAAGCTATACCTTCGTTGATCATGATCGGTTGGAGACGTACGAAAAAGATCCATATTCAAAAAGAAAGCTGGCAATACAGATTTGGTACCCTGTGAATAAAGATGAAAAAGGAAAATTTGCTCCATATATATCAGATATTCAACCAATTGCAAAAGGGCTAAAAAAGGCACTCCATTTGCCGTCATTCCTTTTCCAACAGCTAAGTTTAGTAAAAACTCATTCGATGTTAAATGTACATGTCTCACCAGAAAAGTCTAATTATCCTGTTTTAATTTTTTCCCATGGACTAACAGGATTTCGAAATCAAAATACGTTCGAAGTTGAAGAGCTAGCAAGCCATGGATATATTATTGTAGGAATTGATCATACATATGATGCTGCAGCAACGATTTTTACGGACGGTTCTAGTGCTGAAATTCGCTTTAAAAATTTATCCGGATTTGATGAACTGGATTCACATATTACTTTATGGGAAAAGGATGTTTCGTTTGTCCTTAATGAGTTAGAGAAGTTAAATAAAAATGATAGAAAAAATTTGTTCATCAATCGAATGGATCTAAATCAAATAGGTATGTTTGGTCATTCATATGGTGGTGCGACTGCCGTGCAAATGTTAATGAAAGATGACAGAATTAAAGCAGCTGTCAATATGGATGGTACCTTGTATGGAGAAAAAATTGAAGAAACTGGGGTGGAAAAGCCCTTAATGATTTTTAATGGGGAAAAAAGTATAGATTATAACGAGTATAAAAAAACACTTAATCAAGCTGATTCTCAATTGGATAAACCACTCAGTTATTATGAGAATAATTGGAAGGAAACAACAGAGCGAAGGGAGAATGCATTAGCTAATGGTGGGATATCTATTGAAATTCCTCATACGTCTCATATGAGTTTTACTGATTTTCCGCTTTTTTCACCTTTTTTTGCAAATAAAGGGGAAGATCCTAGATATGTTCATGAGGTAATTAATGCTTTTACATTACATTTCTTTGATTTCCATTTGAAAAATAAGCCCTTTCATTTAAATCAACTAAAGAAGGCTTATTCAGATATAAAAGTAAGTGAATAA
- a CDS encoding ASCH domain-containing protein, with protein MSDVAISKYQMIFGWEEDNGIGEMLIQQILKGEKTATCAPKQEYSKEELRKTYEPVGEIVTVYDKHGHPRCNVRLKEVFETTFGNPDLRLVRGEGNGDDIEKFQEDHKLAWKEIDIELNDETILVVELFEMVTNE; from the coding sequence ATGTCTGATGTTGCAATTTCTAAATATCAAATGATTTTTGGTTGGGAAGAGGATAATGGAATTGGCGAGATGTTGATTCAACAAATTCTAAAAGGAGAAAAAACAGCTACTTGTGCTCCTAAACAGGAATATTCAAAAGAAGAATTAAGAAAAACATATGAACCAGTTGGAGAAATTGTTACGGTATATGATAAACATGGTCATCCACGATGTAATGTGAGATTGAAAGAAGTATTCGAAACAACCTTTGGAAACCCAGATTTAAGACTTGTTCGAGGCGAAGGAAATGGTGACGATATAGAAAAATTTCAAGAGGACCACAAATTAGCATGGAAAGAGATAGATATTGAATTAAATGATGAGACTATTTTAGTAGTGGAATTATTCGAAATGGTAACAAACGAATAG
- a CDS encoding aspartyl-phosphate phosphatase Spo0E family protein gives MEQKRQILNLFANEKGLTHPDTIRFSQELEKYLLNYQLTFIKFRHSEK, from the coding sequence ATTGAACAGAAACGACAAATATTAAATCTTTTTGCTAACGAAAAAGGGTTAACACATCCCGATACCATACGTTTCAGTCAAGAATTAGAGAAATATCTTCTAAACTATCAATTAACCTTCATAAAATTTCGTCATAGTGAGAAATAG
- a CDS encoding Lrp/AsnC family transcriptional regulator has translation MKIDEINKKIINELKQNSRLSMSELGRRINLSSPSVTERVRQMESFGIIKRYTLEIDYSKLGSPIQCIVEATIKNGDYKAFRKYIEQLPNVEFCYRIAGNACYMLKMQFESFPKAEEFIDDVSPFAHTVTHFIFSQVETNLSLF, from the coding sequence ATGAAAATTGATGAGATTAATAAAAAAATAATTAATGAATTGAAACAGAATAGTCGTTTATCAATGAGTGAACTCGGGAGGAGAATCAACCTTTCTTCCCCTTCAGTCACAGAACGAGTCCGACAAATGGAATCCTTTGGAATAATAAAAAGATACACGTTAGAAATCGATTATTCTAAATTAGGTTCGCCGATTCAATGTATCGTTGAAGCAACCATTAAAAATGGCGATTACAAAGCTTTCAGAAAATATATCGAGCAACTACCAAATGTAGAGTTTTGTTATCGTATTGCTGGCAATGCCTGTTATATGCTCAAAATGCAATTTGAATCTTTCCCAAAAGCAGAGGAATTTATTGATGATGTCAGTCCATTCGCTCACACGGTCACACATTTTATTTTCTCGCAAGTAGAAACTAATTTAAGTCTATTTTAA
- a CDS encoding carboxymuconolactone decarboxylase family protein, translating to MARISESTFGNTPFQRLLGHNEKVMEGWSYLGDVLEKDGFLSSELKEQVRRTLAQSNGCEYCKAKGKPEPEKFNEKISIAVGFAEVFLKQKESIPDSSFEILQEYFNENEISELCAFIAFTTASQYFGAMMKLEAENKIVE from the coding sequence ATGGCAAGAATTAGTGAATCTACATTTGGAAATACTCCTTTCCAAAGACTTTTAGGACATAACGAAAAAGTAATGGAAGGGTGGTCTTACTTAGGAGATGTGTTAGAAAAGGATGGATTCCTCTCCTCAGAATTAAAGGAACAAGTAAGAAGAACTCTGGCTCAAAGCAATGGCTGTGAATATTGTAAAGCAAAAGGCAAGCCAGAGCCTGAAAAATTCAATGAGAAAATTTCTATTGCAGTCGGGTTTGCGGAAGTTTTTTTAAAGCAAAAAGAAAGTATACCAGATTCATCTTTTGAAATATTACAAGAATATTTTAACGAAAATGAAATAAGTGAGCTCTGTGCATTTATTGCATTTACAACCGCATCACAGTATTTTGGAGCCATGATGAAATTAGAAGCTGAAAATAAAATAGTAGAATAA
- a CDS encoding GNAT family N-acetyltransferase, with protein sequence MKELLTTERLLLRKIHVSDSESLFSIWSDPDVTKYMNIDRFTDVSRAREMIELLNHLSQENKAIRYSIIKKDTQDIIGSCGYNSLDYDHSKVELGYEISKAYWGKGYAPEAISSLVHYAFNSLGMNRIEARVEPANKSSVKVLQKLNFTFEGTMRKCEKSKGRFIDLSIFSKLITD encoded by the coding sequence ATGAAGGAACTGTTAACAACGGAAAGATTATTATTAAGAAAAATTCATGTATCAGATTCGGAAAGCTTATTTTCGATTTGGTCAGATCCTGATGTAACAAAATACATGAATATTGATCGCTTTACTGATGTAAGCCGAGCGAGGGAAATGATTGAATTACTAAATCATTTATCACAGGAAAACAAGGCTATCCGCTATTCTATAATTAAAAAAGACACTCAAGATATAATTGGCTCTTGTGGGTACAATTCTCTCGATTATGATCATTCTAAAGTTGAACTTGGATATGAAATTAGTAAGGCTTATTGGGGAAAGGGATATGCTCCAGAGGCGATAAGCTCACTTGTTCATTATGCATTTAACTCATTGGGCATGAATCGAATTGAAGCTAGAGTTGAACCTGCTAATAAAAGTTCAGTGAAAGTTTTACAAAAACTAAACTTTACATTTGAAGGAACAATGAGAAAATGTGAAAAGTCTAAAGGAAGGTTTATTGATCTAAGTATTTTTTCAAAATTAATTACAGATTAG
- a CDS encoding response regulator transcription factor, giving the protein MPKIMIIEDNEDLRKLLENYLTKYGYQCVGLDNFDRVLTEFRENSPDLVLLDINLPSFDGFYWCRQIRKYSKCPIIFISAREGTMDQVMAIENGADDYITKPFSFEIVTAKVKSQLRRTLGEYALNQKEKVINFEGLKYYPEKLELEFNGKNYELSKKEATMIALLLERGDKVTSRDRLMEKMWDTDMFVDENTLNVYISRIRRVLKELGINDAVETIRGAGYRMKKTWEDNQ; this is encoded by the coding sequence ATGCCAAAGATAATGATCATTGAGGATAATGAAGACCTCAGAAAACTTTTAGAGAACTATTTAACGAAGTACGGCTATCAGTGTGTCGGATTAGATAACTTTGATCGTGTTTTGACAGAGTTTAGAGAGAATAGCCCTGATTTAGTATTGCTTGATATCAATTTGCCCTCTTTTGATGGGTTTTATTGGTGTAGACAAATAAGAAAGTATTCAAAATGTCCGATCATCTTTATATCTGCTCGTGAAGGAACAATGGATCAAGTGATGGCTATTGAGAATGGAGCAGATGATTATATTACAAAGCCCTTTTCATTTGAGATTGTAACAGCTAAGGTAAAAAGTCAACTTCGACGGACCTTGGGGGAATATGCGCTAAACCAAAAGGAGAAGGTGATTAATTTTGAAGGACTCAAGTATTATCCAGAGAAGCTTGAATTAGAGTTCAATGGCAAGAACTACGAGCTCTCGAAAAAAGAAGCGACAATGATAGCGCTACTTTTAGAGCGTGGAGATAAGGTAACGAGTCGTGATAGGTTAATGGAGAAAATGTGGGATACAGATATGTTTGTTGATGAGAATACGTTAAATGTATATATATCAAGAATTCGTAGGGTATTGAAGGAATTAGGGATCAATGATGCAGTAGAAACCATACGTGGAGCCGGCTACCGAATGAAAAAGACGTGGGAAGATAACCAATGA
- a CDS encoding sensor histidine kinase yields the protein MKIFLRSHFALLFMVIVQGGFTWLYFWFLGFQGWGHVLYVLLMQIILFCIYLAYRWMNDSQLYKWITTDEKELRYIPSFGNGYFNKVLHQKIIEEKDAADQLILEGEAEIKEKATFMNQWVHQMKTPISVIQLMIQDYDDPVFQDIRKEIYKLEMGLKTVLYSSRLSLFEKDYQIERIPINTFIKELVKENKSLFFQFKVYPNMIMNDQDLYILSDKKWIKFVIEQVLSNALKYSTEKSNKVDIRLAKQNEQVILTITDYGIGIPEQDVKRVFEPYFTGVNGRKYHESTGMGLYLVKEILNRLAHDFSIDTEINKGTSFSIIFNV from the coding sequence ATGAAAATCTTTCTAAGAAGTCATTTTGCATTACTATTTATGGTAATTGTACAAGGCGGATTCACATGGTTGTATTTTTGGTTTCTAGGATTTCAAGGATGGGGACATGTCCTTTATGTTTTGTTAATGCAAATCATTCTTTTTTGTATTTATTTAGCCTATCGGTGGATGAATGACTCACAGCTTTATAAATGGATAACTACCGATGAGAAAGAATTAAGGTATATACCTAGCTTTGGAAATGGTTATTTTAATAAAGTACTGCATCAGAAAATAATCGAGGAAAAAGATGCCGCTGATCAATTGATATTGGAAGGTGAGGCGGAGATTAAAGAAAAAGCGACCTTTATGAATCAATGGGTCCATCAAATGAAAACGCCGATATCAGTGATACAGCTAATGATTCAAGATTATGATGATCCAGTTTTCCAGGATATTCGAAAGGAAATATACAAATTAGAGATGGGATTAAAGACTGTTTTATATTCCTCTAGGCTATCCTTGTTTGAAAAGGATTATCAGATTGAAAGGATCCCTATCAATACATTTATAAAAGAACTTGTTAAAGAAAATAAAAGCCTGTTTTTTCAATTCAAGGTATATCCCAATATGATAATGAACGACCAAGATCTTTATATTCTTTCTGATAAAAAATGGATTAAGTTTGTCATTGAGCAAGTGCTGTCCAATGCATTAAAGTATTCAACCGAGAAGTCCAATAAGGTAGATATACGATTAGCAAAACAAAATGAACAAGTGATTTTAACCATTACTGATTATGGAATAGGTATTCCTGAACAGGATGTAAAGAGGGTATTTGAACCATATTTTACCGGTGTGAATGGAAGAAAGTATCATGAATCGACAGGGATGGGGCTCTATCTTGTTAAGGAAATATTAAATAGGCTCGCCCATGATTTCTCCATTGATACGGAGATAAACAAAGGAACTTCGTTTAGCATTATTTTTAATGTTTAG
- a CDS encoding ABC transporter ATP-binding protein, whose amino-acid sequence MQTVLQVNHINKVYDGKNPFQALTNINMNVQAGEFIGVMGPSGSGKSTLLNLISTIDRSTSGEIIINGKQPHKLKKEKLAKFRRQELGFVFQDFNLLDTLTLEENIMLPLVLERVKPHVIAEKVSHIAEKLGIESILKKRTFEVSGGQRQRTAIARAIIHKPSLLLADEPTGNLDSKSSKAVLEAMLDINEHEKTTMLMVTHDPFAASYCHRVIFIKDGELYNEIYMGDNRKVFFQQIIDVLSMLGGNANELLSTRY is encoded by the coding sequence ATGCAGACAGTTCTGCAAGTTAATCATATAAACAAGGTTTATGATGGGAAAAATCCTTTTCAAGCCTTAACAAATATCAACATGAATGTGCAGGCTGGTGAATTTATTGGAGTCATGGGTCCTTCAGGCTCAGGAAAATCAACATTATTAAATCTAATTTCAACTATTGATCGTTCTACATCAGGAGAGATTATCATCAATGGGAAGCAGCCACATAAATTGAAAAAAGAGAAACTAGCAAAATTCAGAAGACAAGAATTGGGGTTCGTGTTTCAAGACTTTAATTTATTGGACACATTAACATTAGAAGAAAATATTATGCTCCCATTAGTGCTGGAGAGGGTAAAACCTCATGTGATTGCAGAAAAAGTAAGCCATATCGCAGAAAAGCTTGGAATTGAATCTATTTTAAAGAAGAGAACATTCGAAGTATCTGGAGGGCAACGGCAAAGAACAGCGATTGCGAGAGCTATCATACACAAACCTTCCTTACTTTTAGCGGATGAACCAACCGGAAACTTGGATTCAAAATCTTCAAAAGCAGTGTTAGAAGCTATGCTTGATATTAATGAACATGAGAAGACTACAATGCTAATGGTCACACATGATCCTTTTGCAGCAAGTTATTGTCATCGGGTCATTTTTATTAAAGATGGTGAATTGTACAACGAGATCTATATGGGGGATAACCGGAAAGTATTCTTCCAGCAAATTATCGATGTATTGTCCATGCTTGGAGGGAATGCAAATGAACTTTTATCAACTCGCTACTAA
- a CDS encoding FtsX-like permease family protein — protein sequence MNFYQLATKNVARNLRSYLAFYLSSSFAVMIFYIFAMFIFHPALETGVINTIARKGMIAAEWIIFVFSILFVLYSVNAFLHTRKKEFGILTISGTSPKQLRRLVTLENLVIGLASIISGIAGGTILAKMFFVAGGYILDMDELSLYLPWKAIGLTSGVFLVLFFIISQFTLFFINTEETVALLKGSIKPKKAPKPSILLSALALIFLGTGYTMAFIAEINMTSAVIILILTVIGTFFFYSQLSVWILKRLKKSKNLYLNGYHFLTISDLTYRLKDNARLFFIVSIVSAVAFTATGVLTVFKSKQPIEKTNYEIEYLSSPDNGNEAKHIGLIEESLSHVGIDYKAGKVEALEARYQMPDGTVPVIVILSQKEASKYNPTLKVGAINDGEAIVYLDNRGFDHKKDIPSTLKIVDSPYSLKVKGIESSILGVSTAVVVNEQTYKKMKSTFEPSTLYGFHFKDWKKSVEISKILHDTLYGNYTNIHFEFFSKGLIYYESVQIPSLSLFIGLFVALVFFLAAGSFIYFRLFTDLEHEQEKYKALSKVGLTEMEIKKSATWQLLILFFLPFIVAIVHTCFALKVLERDMGSSVVVPTIITIIGFLILEIVYFTIVRISYVKKIMASIDE from the coding sequence ATGAACTTTTATCAACTCGCTACTAAAAATGTAGCGCGTAATTTACGTTCTTATTTAGCGTTTTATCTAAGCAGTTCCTTTGCTGTCATGATTTTTTATATATTTGCGATGTTTATTTTTCACCCTGCCTTAGAAACAGGAGTGATCAATACTATTGCTCGCAAGGGTATGATAGCAGCTGAGTGGATTATTTTTGTCTTCTCCATTCTATTTGTTTTATATTCAGTTAATGCTTTCCTGCATACGAGAAAAAAAGAGTTTGGAATTCTTACGATTTCAGGGACATCACCAAAGCAGTTGAGGAGATTAGTAACACTTGAAAACCTGGTTATTGGACTAGCCTCTATTATTTCAGGAATAGCAGGAGGAACGATTCTTGCGAAAATGTTCTTTGTTGCGGGTGGATATATTCTTGATATGGATGAGTTGTCCTTATATTTACCTTGGAAAGCGATTGGGCTAACAAGTGGCGTTTTTCTTGTATTATTTTTCATTATCTCTCAATTTACGCTTTTCTTTATTAACACTGAAGAAACGGTAGCCTTGTTAAAAGGATCGATTAAACCAAAAAAAGCTCCGAAGCCTTCTATTTTATTGTCTGCACTTGCACTTATCTTTTTAGGGACGGGCTATACGATGGCTTTTATTGCGGAAATTAATATGACCAGTGCGGTGATTATATTAATCTTAACGGTTATAGGAACTTTCTTCTTTTACAGTCAATTAAGTGTATGGATATTAAAACGATTGAAGAAAAGCAAAAATCTTTATTTAAATGGCTATCATTTCTTAACGATTTCTGATTTAACCTATCGATTAAAGGATAATGCGAGATTGTTTTTTATCGTGAGTATCGTTTCTGCAGTGGCCTTTACAGCAACAGGTGTGTTAACTGTTTTTAAATCAAAGCAACCGATTGAAAAGACAAATTACGAAATAGAATATTTATCTAGTCCAGATAATGGGAATGAAGCAAAACATATTGGTTTAATTGAAGAATCTTTAAGTCATGTTGGTATTGACTATAAAGCGGGGAAAGTGGAGGCCTTAGAGGCGCGTTATCAAATGCCAGATGGTACGGTTCCAGTTATTGTGATTTTATCGCAAAAGGAAGCGTCAAAATATAATCCAACCTTAAAAGTGGGGGCCATAAATGATGGTGAGGCCATTGTTTATTTGGATAATCGTGGTTTTGATCATAAGAAAGACATTCCATCAACATTGAAAATAGTAGATTCCCCGTACTCGCTCAAGGTTAAAGGGATTGAATCATCTATTTTAGGTGTTTCGACGGCAGTAGTTGTTAATGAGCAAACATATAAAAAAATGAAATCAACCTTTGAACCGTCTACCCTTTATGGGTTCCATTTTAAGGATTGGAAGAAGAGTGTTGAAATAAGCAAGATACTACACGATACATTATACGGTAACTATACTAATATTCATTTTGAATTTTTCTCAAAAGGGTTAATTTATTATGAAAGTGTTCAAATTCCTAGTCTCAGTTTATTTATTGGTTTATTTGTGGCCTTAGTATTTTTCCTTGCTGCAGGTAGTTTTATTTATTTCCGTCTATTTACAGACCTTGAGCATGAACAAGAAAAATACAAAGCATTATCGAAAGTAGGGCTCACTGAAATGGAAATTAAGAAAAGTGCAACATGGCAATTGTTGATTCTGTTTTTCTTGCCATTCATAGTAGCTATTGTTCATACATGCTTTGCCTTAAAAGTTTTGGAGAGAGATATGGGAAGTAGTGTTGTTGTTCCTACGATTATTACGATTATTGGGTTTTTAATTTTAGAGATTGTCTATTTTACAATTGTACGAATCAGCTATGTAAAAAAAATAATGGCATCTATTGATGAGTAA
- a CDS encoding YxeA family protein, whose product MKKKTMIGVVIGMAIIVGGFLALPKEVSDQINPFVSKKDVYVQINAKPALRNPGGADYTLIGFTKSGEKQEVKFYASHELRKNAFLKVYMKGSYVKTWEEVKLESLPKKVRDQLIKSDL is encoded by the coding sequence ATGAAAAAGAAAACAATGATTGGGGTTGTCATAGGAATGGCTATTATTGTTGGTGGATTTTTAGCATTGCCGAAAGAAGTATCCGATCAAATTAACCCTTTTGTATCAAAAAAAGATGTATATGTTCAAATTAACGCGAAACCTGCACTGAGAAATCCAGGTGGGGCTGATTATACATTAATTGGTTTTACAAAGAGTGGTGAGAAACAAGAAGTAAAATTTTACGCCTCGCATGAACTAAGAAAGAATGCATTTTTAAAAGTATATATGAAGGGGAGCTATGTAAAAACGTGGGAGGAAGTAAAGCTAGAAAGCTTACCTAAAAAGGTAAGGGATCAATTAATAAAATCGGATTTATAG